The following are from one region of the Spodoptera frugiperda isolate SF20-4 chromosome 20, AGI-APGP_CSIRO_Sfru_2.0, whole genome shotgun sequence genome:
- the LOC118282212 gene encoding LOW QUALITY PROTEIN: esterase FE4 (The sequence of the model RefSeq protein was modified relative to this genomic sequence to represent the inferred CDS: inserted 1 base in 1 codon), whose protein sequence is MKYGKKIVLFTLFAMNLVDQPAPEVTIEQGKLSGKISTDGSFFEYIGIPYASTNSSTRFKAPLPPPKWEGVYKAVDEMYQCPQHPMGLPIKVVGMEDCLKINVYVPAMAKGPLPVMVYIHGGAYILGNGGKTVVGPEFLVKQDVILVSFNYRLGILGFLCLHTEEAPGNAGLKDQVAALRWIQKNIAAFGGDPDNVTIFGTSAGASSVSLLVASEVTEGLFKRAIMHSGSSLANWAISYDPISTASNIASLLGYNTKDPKEIYEIFSTSSVQDMVTATIHSPIPQLLVNXLLPLPCVEKHIPGVESVITDLPYNLMTKNPKNISLMFSSADREGLFFINVDTTETLERHNKKTMFGNDLVFKTKDEENEYDREIKKFYFNGEQISERNIMNLSDLYSHLYFEMPVTFEAEIMAKKIEAPVYSYYFTYSGGRNFVKYSTKYKKEIGACHGDDLFYTFQGTIIPFRVNKEDQKVVDWLSKILTNFAKYGDPSPKGEFPIKWPPHTKDQLNFLNIGNKLEMTSMRNPDAYRMWKRIYDKHRRTEPKY, encoded by the exons ATGAAGTACggtaaaaaaatagttttatttacgcTATTCGCGATGAACCTAGTGGATCAACCGGCTCCCGAAGTAACTATCGAGCAAGGGAAATTAAGCGGTAAAATAAGTACCGATGGTTCCTTTTTCGAATACATCGGTATTCCCTACGCTAGTACTAATAGCAGTACGAGGTTCAAG GCACCACTACCTCCACCAAAATGGGAGGGAGTATACAAGGCCGTCGATGAGATGTACCAGTGTCCACAGCATCCAATGGGTTTACCCATTAAAGTAGTTGGCATGGAAGACTGCCTCAAAATCAACGTGTACGTTCCAGCAATGGCTAAAGGCCCATTGCCTGTCATGGTCTACATTCATGGCGGCGCTTACATTCTTGGAAATGGAGGAAAAACGGTCGTAGGACCAGAATTCTTAGTTAAGCAAGATGTGATATTAGTTTCCTTTAACTACAGACTTGGTATATTAGGCTTTCTCTGTTTACACACCGAAGAAGCACCCGGCAATGCCGGTCTGAAAGACCAAGTAGCGGCTTTACGTTGGATTCAGAAAAACATAGCTGCATTCGGTGGAGACCCAGATAACGTTACCATATTTGGAACGAGCGCTGGTGCATCATCAGTGTCCTTGCTTGTTGCTAGCGAAGTTACTGAAGGTCTATTTAAACGAGCGATTATGCACAGTGGATCATCATTAGCGAATTGGGCCATAAGTTATGACCCCATATCTACAGCAAGTAATATTGCGAGTCTATTAGGTTATAACACAAAAGACCCAAAAGAAATTTACGAAATATTTTCTACTTCATCAGTCCAAGACATGGTTACGGCAACAATACATAGTCCTATACCACAACTTTTAGTAA AACTTTTGCCGTTGCCATGCGTGGAGAAACATATTCCTGGCGTCGAATCAGTCATAACAGATTTACCATACAACTTGATGACTAAAAATCCGAAAAATATTTCTCTGATGTTCTCCTCGGCTGACAGAGAAGGACTATTCTTCATAAACGTCGATACAACAGAAACACTAGagagacataataaaaaaactatgttCGGAAATGActtagtttttaaaactaaagatGAAGAAAATGAATATGATcgtgaaataaaaaagttttattttaatggagaaCAGATTAGTGAAAGGAACATTATGAACCTATCGGATTTATATTCACATTTGTATTTTGAGATGCCGGTAACATTCGAGGCGGAGATAATGGCGAAGAAGATTGAAGCTCCTGTGTATAGCTACTACTTCACGTACTCTGGAGGACGCAACTTTGTCAAGTACAGTACTAAATACAAAAAGGAAATAGGTGCATGCCATGGAGATGATCTATTCTACACATTCCAGGGAACAATAATACCTTTCAGAGTTAACAAAGAGGATCAAAAAGTAGTAGACTGGCTGTCCAAAATATTAACCAATTTTGCTAAATATGG AGATCCTTCACCAAAAGGGGAGTTTCCAATCAAATGGCCTCCACACACTAAAGACCAATTGAACTTTTTGAATATAGGCAATAAATTGGAGATGACATCGATGAGGAACCCTGATGCTTATCGCATGTGGAAACGAATTTACGATAAACATCGAAGAACTGAACCTAAGTACTGA
- the LOC118282211 gene encoding bile salt-activated lipase yields MKSGKRIVLFTLFAVNLVDQPAPEVKIEQGILSGKVSADGSYFEYVGIPYASTNSSTRFKAPLPPVSWKGVYKAVDEHYQCPQPSMLGVIGMEDCLKINVYVPVKAKSPLPVMVYIHGGTYIIGNGGKLLYGPDFLIHQNVILVTFNYRLGALGFICLGIKEAPGNAGLKDQIAALRWVKKNIAAFGGDPDNVTLFGLSAGATSVSMLIASNATKGLFKRAILQSGVSTSSWALNRQPLFTASLVAKELGYDTDDPKTMYEIFSKIPYKDLIAAKPKKPIGKYFDFQLIHYPCVEKVIEGEEAVMTDLPYNLFSKNSNNISVIYGTTSKEGVILLPEETEDTLRERDSKYIFSPDLNFPSEDEAANLSSAVKEYYFGPRNISFKAQNALLDLNTHLYFEMPTLLESEIVLNKTSAPIYNYYFNYSGGRNFLKYITGYSDEPGACHGDELMYLFKGNAWPFAISKKDQTMINWMTRLWTNFARYGNPTPPTNDLPIQWSPSTKENMTFLYIEDELKMGPVPNPDPYRLWKDIYSKYRNTHIVNDFKR; encoded by the exons ATGAAAAGTGGAAAAAGAATAGTTTTGTTCACATTATTCGCCGTAAACTTGGTGGACCAGCCAGCGCCCGAAGTGAAGATCGAACAAGGAATTTTGAGCGGTAAAGTCAGTGCAGATGGGTCATATTTTGAATACGTTGGAATCCCTTACGCTTCCACTAATAGCAGCACGAGGTTCAAG GCTCCCCTACCCCCTGTGTCATGGAAGGGAGTGTACAAAGCAGTTGATGAACATTATCAATGTCCACAACCTTCTATGTTAGGAGTAATTGGAATGGAAGATTGCCTAAAAATCAATGTTTACGTACCAGTGAAAGCCAAAAGCCCCCTCCCTGTCATGGTATACATTCATGGTGGAACCTATATTATTGGAAATGGTGGGAAACTTCTATATGGACCTGATTTTCTAATCCATCAAAATGTAATTCTAGTCACATTTAACTATAGACTTGGAGCGTTAGGATTTATTTGTCTAGGTATTAAGGAAGCTCCTGGAAATGCAGGATTGAAGGATCAAATTGCTGCTCTAAGGTGggttaagaaaaatattgctGCGTTTGGTGGAGATCCTGACAATGTCACTCTATTTGGACTGAGTGCGGGAGCGACGTCTGTGTCAATGTTAATAGCTAGTAATGCTACTAAGGGTTTGTTTAAAAGAGCAATTTTACAAAGTGGCGTATCTACCTCAAGCTGGGCACTTAATCGACAGCCGTTGTTTACTGCTAGTCTTGTAGCTAAAGAACTTGGTTATGACACTGATGACCCGAAAACAATGTATGAAATATTCTCTAAAATACCATACAAAGATTTGATAGCCGCTAAGCCAAAGAAGCCAATAGGGAAATATTTCGATTTTCAATTGATACATTATCCATGTGTTGAAAAGGTGATTGAAGGCGAAGAAGCAGTTATGACTGATTTaccttataatttatttagtaagaaTTCAAACAACATATCTGTGATATATGGAACGACAAGCAAAGAAGGCGTTATTCTATTACCAGAAGAAACAGAAGATACTTTAAGGGAAAGAGACTCAAAATACATATTCTCACCCGACTTAAACTTTCCTTCAGAAGACGAAGCTGCAAATCTATCTAGTGCAGTAAAAGAATATTACTTTGGACCCAGAAACATCAGTTTTAAAGCTCAAAATGCTTTGCTAGATCTCAACACACATTTGTATTTTGAAATGCCCACATTACTTGAATCTGAGATAGTATTGAACAAAACCAGTGCTCCTATTTATAactattactttaattattctGGAGGAAGAAACTTTTTAAAGTACATTACAGGTTACAGTGATGAGCCAGGAGCCTGCCATGGAGATGAGCTTATGTACCTCTTCAAAGGCAATGCTTGGCCATTTGCAATCAGTAAAAAAGATCAAACCATGATTAATTGGATGACGAGATTATGGACGAATTTCGCTAGATACGG TAACCCTACTCCTCCAACAAATGATTTGCCAATTCAGTGGAGTCCGAGTACCAAAGAAAATATGACGTTTCTATATATAGAGGATGAGCTGAAGATGGGTCCTGTCCCCAATCCAGACCCTTACCGGCTGTGGAAGGATATCTACAGCAAGTACCGTAATACTCACAtagtaaatgattttaaaagatGA